The following nucleotide sequence is from Manis pentadactyla isolate mManPen7 chromosome 13, mManPen7.hap1, whole genome shotgun sequence.
TCCCAGTTGGAGAGCTCTCTTCCCAGAAGGGACAGAGTAATTCCAGGCCAGAGGGGAttcccagctctgggcaagttcactctggattctctAAGATCAAATAACAACAGAATGTTTGGGGGTAAAAGGTTttacaccaagctttattctcgtgGTGGCAGGTCAGGTGCTAGGATCACGTCTGCATCTAGCAAGtctgtccctgtctctgtctctgctccaggctctgcaccaagcactgggtggagctctttacataaaaatgatgctggggttcttgttctcggagtcaaagaatgaacttcatgaAAGAGATTTAGAGAGAAAGTTTTGTTCAGGATAAGAGAAAGTGTGGAACTCTCCACAGGTGCAGGGAGGGTCAAGGCTGCTGCTTGGGGTCTCAGCATCTAGGATTTTATGCCTGTTGCAGTGGAGCTGTTAGTTTCCTACaggttcagccagaatgctagttatgtttTAACCTATCTCATTAAACGTTACCTAGTTACCCAGTTACCCTATTGTAAACTAATGCGCCTGCTTGACTATGGTCAGTAActgttccatatcactgggtcCTGGTGGGgagtacattgttacattgtttcaacctTAAGCACCCTGttattcctctacattcctgaagcctaagactttgttctttttcagggcCCACACTGTACTCTAACTGGGCAGAGGTTATTCCCTGATGCTTCCCTATCTCAGCAACACAGGCAATTATGTGCAAGCACAGGCCTATGTGGTAGGTggagtattacatcattgcacatgCACAGTGGGTGAATAGATTaagatcaggtgaggatcctggccatggaacttccattttccctacagataGAACATCAACATTTCTCATCCTGCCCCCAGTTACCTGTTTCTGGGGCTAAATTCCAGGAAAATGTGGCCAAGAGGTGGGGGCTCCCTTCTGCTCACTCCAATGCATGGGATGGGAGCTCTTCCTAGGGCAAAGAGCCACTGAGAAGAGGGGGTGCCCCCACTGCCTTGCCCCAGATCATGAGGTATGGTTTCTTGCTCACAGAGGCAAGCTGAGAGGACCTGAGGCTATTGTCCTCCTCTACTGAGTGCTCAAGCTTCTAGAGTCCAGGGACACTTGGAAAGACTGTCATTGTCCTCACTCTCAGTTCCAGAGCCATGATGAGAGATTTTTCCTGGAAGAAAAGCAGGCCATAAATCAGATAGCTCCTAATTTCCACTCAGAAAAAAGGACTTCATTTGCAAACTGTACAGAGAAGTTCAAGCCTCAAGTTACTCTCAAAGACAAGGGAGGTTGTGGCTAACAGCGACTGGGAGGAGATGGGTAGACTCATCAGAAATACAGGCTAAGTGGTAGGATGGATAGTTACCTGAGAGAACCAGGGAACCAGACCACTGGGAGGAACCCTCCTGGGGTCAGAACAAATCTCACTGATCTTAGGAGTTGGGTCTTCTCAAGAGCCCAAATTTGATGGGATTAGTCTTTGGAGAAATTCATTTCCTagggcactgctgaaaataatAGAGCAATCAGTCTGCAATTAGTAGTGTTTAACAGCTGGGTGTGGTCAGGGAAGAAGACAGTCAAGGAAAGAAAACTGTCAAAGCCCTACCCAAACTACTGTCATGAGAGGGTGCCTGGGCAACCCCAGGCTAAGGCCCTGATGAATAACACCAGAGGCATAACTCTGCTGCAGAGttggggagaggtggagagaagaggagaggtggCTTCACCAAAAATAATCCAGCCAGTCTCTAAACAGATAAATAAAGAAGTAAACTAAGGTATGACGACAATATTGTTTCAAATGGAAACTATCAGTGAAAGATAGAAATGACTAAAAAGTGtaaattctggagttgaaaagAATAACTTAAGTGGAAAATTCACTAGGGTGCTCGACAGTATATTTAAAGTGGCAAAAGAGAAATGTGAATTTGAAAAAAGATCAGCAGGGATTATGGCAGACATAAATCCAACTATATGGCCAATAACATTacaaataaatggattaaacAGTCCAAACCAGAGGCAGAGATTATCAGGCAGGAGAAAAAACCACATCCACGGATATGCTCTCTACAGgagacatattttatatttaaagatacaaatagattgaaagtaaaaaggtggaaaaagatatatccTACAAGTGACGACCTACAAAGATCAATCAGCTAGACTAATATCGGACAAAACAGACTTGTTAGGCAGAACGACCAATATGAGTGGtatgaaaagagggtggggccctctaagaactcagggagttaatcagactAAGCCAGAGGGCCAGAAAGGACTCAACGCTTTTTGCAATTCAAGTTCAAcccacatgctctgaatctggaCTGACCTTGAGATCTGCTCTGGCTCACACAGGTGaggtagggcagagacatgggacagacatcatgattaacttttcctaaaAATGCCAAGATTCGCCTAGTAAGAACAAGATGGACTTATCTTAAGGCCAAGATTCTACTTTTGAAGAGAATTGGTGAAGTTAGATTAACCTTCTTTGGTAATCAGTCAATTACTTATCTTAAGGCAAGgtaagcagtcttaactgatgtgtTCCCAGTACTTGGGAGTGACCACTATTTTAGAGAGAAACAAAAGGTTTGtcctacagaattatctagaggactggcTATAGGCAGTGACATATTGTCTCTCGCCAGAGATAGAATCATGAGATGACAACGCCTGACAACACCTCCGACCCTttacctttgccccattcttgaaagccttaaaagacagaatcccagccTTTGGGAgcacctcctcctctctgaggttgcccccactcccctttcttggagtgtgtaGTTTccaaagacttcttactgctcaattTACTACGCTTTGTCTCCGTGCTCTCCCAGgggtggtgtgggtaaaattgtaacatttccagaatatctcagatggttttagtacatctgcatatcaataggcattcagaggtggaaagaagtatggctttagtgcgtttgcatcattcctcaggggtggagaagttcatctccatatcaatgggtaattacccaggcaaggagggcttatctgtacctgagaggtgaggggagggccggttttgctgctgctgaagcaggagagagagatgggctggactgcagttttgtaagcaataaacgggttttaaactttatttctccctttcactgatttcagtttttaggggaattttgccccggaatttcctctccccggacttacaggtgTCTTTGCCACTTTGCTCTTCCATTCCATTTTCCAGATTTGAAGCCTAAGTCTTCACTCACTGTCCTACTCCAGATAAGCAAGTAAACCTGCCGTTATCTACCTTGACTCTCGCCCGTTCCTCCTTCAGAGGGTAGTCAAATAAagctttcactctgcttcactactgtgtctctgcccttcaattctttgttgcggtggggGGACAAGAACCGAAAACAGACTCATCGCCaccaacattttaaaacaaaaatgttactagagagaaagggaaacattTTACAGTGAGAAAAGAACCAGTCCATCAGGAAGTATAATTGTTATGCATCTAATAAGAGAAACACCGAAAGACATACAATAATGACAgaaatgaagggagaaatagacaattcaacAATAATAGCTGGTGACTTTAATACCTTATTTTTATAACAGAACCCCAGTGTTGAAATAAATTTCAAGGCCCAAGTTGGAGCCACCCCTCCTTAGGGTGCTACATCAGCAAACCAAAACCCAGATAATCTTCCTGTCCCTGTAAATGCTGTTTTATCAGCAATACAATATAATATATCCAGGCAGCTAATCCTCAAACACCAAGCCAACTCTGGGCTCTATAGTTACTTTCTTGTTTCTTATTCTTTGTCCTCTAAAAGCTTCTTACCTTCTGCCTCATTTTGGAGTTCCCCAAACAGAGACTGTTCACTTAATAGTGTTAAAGTTTGTATCACCTAAATTGTCTTCAtcattcttaatcatttttaacacTCCATGTACTTTATTTCCTGATCTCTAAGTTAATGTTAGATGGACATCtgtatctttttaaatatatttccttaGTGCTGGTATCAGATTTGAACACTTGGCTTGATGAAGCATAGCATAGCTTAGACACACTAcggtattttaaaaaaattgtgataaaatatacataacataaaatgtcaCATTTGAACCCTTTTTGTGCATACAATGCAGTGGCATTAAGTGctcactgtaagataaattctagccgaaataagcaggcaaagagaggcaacaaagagccaggtaatttatttaaatacccccgggtgaggttctgtagCCTTAtagtcagaggccagagaagtcacgcccggttagggaggtggggcgcttataagggattaggagggggaggagtgggcaaactattttaggggggtgttgagaggtatgattggctaaaggtgacataatagtcaacaagaaacttttttccttccaagagggaggaggctgacatccgagtcttagttggcacatcaggatggaattcaggaagagctgtcccctttccatatacggcatggactttggggtctggtctgttctccccctatggcatctctctgttctgtttgcatgtccttgtttttcctttctccagcctaacactcaCCTTCTGTGCAGCCATCCATCTTGAGCTATTTCATCAcgtcaaactgaaactctgtacccattgaaCCATAGCTCTCCACTCCTCCCTGCTGAGTCGCCCTTGGTAACTActattctcctttctttctccagGAGTTTGACTGTTCTGGgtatctcatgtaagtggaatcacacaatatttgtccttttgtgcctGGTTTATTCACTTCGCATGTCTTCAAGATTCCTCCATGTTGTAGCACGTTTCAGAACTTCATTATattttaaggatgaataatactccatttcatccataaaacacatttatttatccacttatctgttgatggacatttgagttgtttccaccttgTTTGCTTttgtgaatactgctgctatgaacactggtGTACGACTATCTGGTTGAATTTCTGCTTTTGGTTCTTTTGGGCGTGTATCTGGAAGTGGACTTGCTGGATCATAAGGTAATTCTGTTTTAACTGAGAAACCACCACACTGTCTTCCACAATGGTGCACCATTTTGTGCatgattatttttatgttattaaattACGTGAATTCCTTCCTATAGGTAATTGATACTTGGATGCATTAAACCAATACAGAAAGTAAATCTCAGGTAAAATTGTATGATAGATCATGAAGTTGTCCGCTAAACACCTCCGGTTACCATGTTGATTAGTTACCAGTGTCTAGAGTGGGGCGGGgcaggaagaatgctgttgagGCAGTCAGACAAGTGGCAAAAATAGTAACACATCCTGCAACTCTCTTTCAGGTTGAGTCGCAGGGACACAgtacaagcatcatgattaaattttcctatgatgaaaaatgccaaggtaTAAATAGTAAgagcaggagggactccatctttttttattgttttgtattttttattaaggtattattgatatacactcttcatgtgaaggtttcacatgaaaaaacaatgtggttactacatttactcatattatcaagtccccacccatacctcaatgcagtcactgtccatcagtgtagtaagatgccacagatccactatttgccttctctgtgctacactgttttccccatgacccttcaccccatgtgtactaaacataataccaggagggactccatcttaaggctaagattccattttttaaaaaccagggagttaggagataagattcctaacatatttttatGATGATTACCCAACAACTGACCCTACCTAAAGGCAGTGAGAGCAGTCCTAAATGATGTTTCCATTGCTTGAGGGTAACTAATattttggagaagaacaggaacaataaattccttgtattatttatcttacagaatgtctagaggactgactatggatggtCATAAACTTTCTGTtactggagacagacatcatgagaccacacatCAGCCTATGCTCCCCTGGGCCCTTTGTCCCATTCTTGAATCCTTAAAAACCCAAATCCTAAACGTTTAAACCTGAGGTCTCCTGCACTCCCTTCTGAGTGTGTACCgtcttatcaaataaactttcttgttgtGTAAACCTATTGCACttgtctctgaattctttttcatgataAAGAGCTCACTAACTTCCACCTCTGGTGGTAAATGTCTttatcactttgctatttcattcagttttctagttttctgtgcaagtcttctctttgtgttctacttcagacaagtaggaaaGGGTTACTGACCTCTCTAATTTGGGCTTACAAGTTCCCATCgcttgggtgacccagacaggactgtagcttatgatcatgctctttagtgaCCTGCCCCCCAGATCTcccttctttgctttgggaagttctcagaacataatcttactCCATTCCGTGCTCTGCAGCTTCTCCAAATTGTGGATGGTacgggcttagttcccatgcggtgcagattcaagcagacattaGGAGCCagatgaccctggctttaggagttggcaagggatttttccctatgctgagcaggagttcaatagcctttccttccctccctctctcctgcctgtCTGGCTGCTGCCATCCACTACTACTAGCTTTAATGAACTCCTTTGTTACCTACACTGATCCCACTtgtttgtgaattctttctcagagtcaagaaccctttctCACACTGAGGTCTCACTAGCACATGGAGATCTCCCTGGACTGGACTGCCTGACAACCTGACACTGGCTTTTGGAGGAAGGAGTAATAACGGTTGAGTGTGAACAGTCTGCTGTTAACTCTTCCATGTGAAAGTAAATTACAGTGACACGGTGTTCCTTGCTTCCCCACTTAATCTCAGATGTCTTCAGAGCTTATTTCCTTTCTAaagtttttatagtttttaaagtaGGCAATTGACATATAGCCTTTAAACAAATTGAACCCATAGGGGAAAAACCAAGGCACAAAGGACATtaatgggagagagagaaactgacACACTTAGtcactttattctcctttcatCAGACCAGTTGCCTCCTGAAGCCTTGGGAAATCACAGTGCTTTGGTATGGGGAAAGTGGTGAATAAAGAGGCATATCTGCAATTTTCTGGTGGACCTTTATTCAAGATCTCTGGTGGGCCTTTGTTCAATATCTTCCCCATGGCACAGCCTCTCTGTGACTCAAAAATGATGTCtatctcatgatgtctgtctccagtaacagaaattttattttagagaGTCTTCTAAAGGGCCAGCATGGATCCCACACGCACCTGCATGCTAAGAGAGAAAAAGTCTGGCATTTATCACACCAAACAGCACTTTATTAGATTCAGATGGAACTTGTCCAACAATTTTTCTAACTGTCCCTTTCAA
It contains:
- the SPMIP10 gene encoding LOW QUALITY PROTEIN: testis-expressed protein 43 (The sequence of the model RefSeq protein was modified relative to this genomic sequence to represent the inferred CDS: inserted 4 bases in 2 codons; deleted 1 base in 1 codon; substituted 3 bases at 3 genomic stop codons), which codes for MRILPLLAVMAAGKEACYRLSQLANNCPGESSSEPANKCNEVHLPWFSVNHGMIPRWFVMPWKXNMKFRNVNLKHAGACGIHAGPLEDSLKXNFCYWRQTSXDRHHFXVTERLCHGEDXLNKGPPEILNKGPPKIADMPLYSPLSPYQSTVISQGFRRQLV